The Gimesia sp. DNA window GTTGCCCTTCCCTTTATTGACGTTCTTATTTAAGACTGGCCAGAGAATATCGTTGATCAGAGAGCTCTTGCCCGATCCACTGACGCCGGTCACGCAGATCACCCCTTTCGTGGGAATCCGCACATCGATGTCTTTCAGGTTATGATGTTTGGCGCCCTTGATGTGGAGCGACTCTTTTTTGACCAGCTTGCGACGGGTTTCCGGGATCTCAATTTTCTCTTTGCCCGACAGGAAGGCGGCTGTCACACTCTCTTTGGCTTTGAGGACATTCTGATACGTGCCTTCCGCGACGATGTAACCTCCCCGCACACCGGGGCCGGGACCGAAGTCCACAATATGGTCTGCAGCCCGCATCGTCTCTTCATCATGCTCGACCACGATGACGGTATTGCCCTGATCGCGAAGATCACAGAGACTTTCCAGCAGCATGGTATTGTCGCGGGGATGCAGGCCGATAGAGGGTTCATCGAGAATGTAGACCACGCCGACCAGTCCACAGCCGATCTGACCGGCGAGTCGGATCCGCTGGCTTTCTCCGCCTGAAAGAGTCGGGGCTGTGCGATCGAGGGTCAGATAATTCAGTCCGCAGCGTAATAGAAAGCCGAGTCGCCCGCGGATTTCTTTGAGAACTTCTTCTGCGATCAGCAGGCCGGTCTGATCGAGGTCCAGCGATTCGAAGAAATGGGCGGCCTCTTCGATGCTGAAGGCACAGACTTCCGGCAGCGTTCTGGTGACCGGGTCCTTATCTTCCTGTTCGGCATAACTGAGCGAGGCAATCCGGACGTGTCGTGCCTGCGAGTTGAGCCGGGTCCCCTGACAACTGGAGCACTGCACGAAATCCATATATTTTTCGAGCTGTTTCCGACGCATCGGGTTACTGGTTTTGCGATAACTTTCCAGCAGCTCTTCGACATAACCGTCCCAGGTGCCGCCGTGCTTCCAGACCCCGCCGGAATGACGCCAGCTGAATGTGATGTTCCGCTCCCCCGTTCCAAACAGGAACTGCTGCTGAGCCGCCTCGGGAAGTTCATTCCAGGGGGTTTTGAGGAAGCTGTCTTCCGGCATTTTCAGGTCGCGTTCGATGGAGCGGGCAACGCCCTGGTAGATATGCCGTCGCCACTTGCCGACTTTGCTCAAGGGCCCCAGCAGTTCGAAGGCCCCCTTTTGAATTGACTTAGTTTCGCTGGAAAGAATCGCATCCAGCGGGAAGTCGTACCGCATTCCGAGCCCGTTACATTCGCCACACATCCCGAGCGGACTGTTGAAACTGAAGAGCTGCGGTGTGGGGGGTTCGTAGCTGATGCCACAATCGGCACAGGCGTAGCGCGAGCTGTAGAGTTTTTCGGGTGCGGGCTGGTCTGTCTCCTGCTGTCCCGGCTGCGATTTTGACGAGACTTCCTCAACGACGATCAGCGTCCCGTTCGACATTTTGAGTGCCAGCTCGACCGATTCGGCCAGTCGGGAGCGACTGACTTTGCCTGCGACCAGGCGATCGATGACCACTTCGATGGTGTGCCGCATCTGGCGATCGAGTTGCAGCTGATCGGAGAGCTGGACCATGCGTCCGTCGACACGAGCCCTTAGAAAGCCCTGTTTGAGCAGGTCTTCGAAGAGGTCTTTGTATTCCCCTTTCTGCTGCTGGATGAGCGGCGCCAGAATAGAATAGCGGGTCTTATCCGGCATCAGGCCGATGGAATCGATAATCCGCTCGCTGCTCTGCGACGTGATCGGCTTGCCGCACTTTTCACAGTAGCCCTGCCCGACCCGGGCGAAGAGGACACGGAGATAGTCATAGATTTCGGTAATGGTGCCGACGGTACTGCGCGGGTTGCGACCGCTCATCTTCTGTTGAATTGAAATGGAAGGGGCCAGTCCCGAAATGGAATCGACCTCGGGCTTGGGCATCTGTCCGAGGAACTGCCGGGCATAGCTGGAGAGCGATTCGACGTACCGCCGCTGCCCTTCCGCGTAGAGGGTATCGAAGGCGAGTGAGCTTTTACCCGAACCACTGACGCCCGTCATGACAATCAGGCGATTGCGGGGCAGCTGCACACTGACATTCCGCAGGTTGTGCTCACGGGCACCGGTAATGATGATATCTTTTTGTGACATGGACCGCGTTATACCAAACGGCTGACGCCGGGTTTGAAAACAGCTGACAATGAGGGGATCAAATCGAGCACGGGATTGCAGGGTGGAATCAGATCAGACCATCTCCGAATGATTCGTCTGATTCTTCCGCGGGCTGATCCGGTTCTGCGGAGGCGGACGACTCTGTCTGCTCAGAACTTTCCTGTGGTGAGGCTGCTTCCTGCGCCGTGATCGATTCGGGCTCGACGACGGGTTCGGCTTCCAGGGAACGGGCCAAGGCTGCAGCACGCTCTGAGGAAGACTGATCGCTCTCTGCCGTTTCAGCAAAATCGAAGTGATAGGGATCTTCGTGCAGTTTTCGCTGTTCCTCGATCAGCTGCATGAAGACGGTTTCCCCGTTGACCTGAGTCGATTTGGCAACCACGTCGCCGCTCAAACGGATCGTCTGACCGGTTTTCGGGCATTTCCAGAGTCGCCTGACATCGAGGTCCAGCTTTAATCCGGGGCCTTTCATACTGTCTGTCTCTTTGCTGATGGAGGTTCGAAAATCAACACTTTTCAGATGTGTCTGACTAGATTACACTCTGCAACACTATGAAACATACCTGATGCCATATCTCCGGTTCAATTGCTGGCGGCAAAATAATTGGATTGGAAGTTCTTTTGTTCATTAGATCAAGGTTTATCGATGTCTGATTCCGAGCAGTCTGAACCAGGTTCCCCTTCCCGTTTTCCCGCACGTGCGGACCTGATTCAGGTGGGACGGGGGCTGCTGATGGGGGGCGCCGATATTATCCCCGGCGTTTCCGGGGGAACGGTGGCGTTGATTCTGGGCATTTATCAGCGACTGATTACCGCGATCAGCCATTGTGACGCGCGGCTGTTTCAAATGCTGCTCCGGCGTGAATGGTCGGCTGCAGCCCGGCACCTGGATCTGCGGTTCATCATTCCCCTGGGGTTTGGCATTCTGACCGGGGTCGTCAGCCTGGCGAGCCTGATGCATTACCTGCTCGACTACCATCTGCAGCTGACGCTTTCCCTGTTTTTTGGTCTGATCCTGGCTTCGAGTTTCCTGGTCGCCCAGATGGTGCAGCGCTGGACCGTCTTGAACGTGCTGGCCTTCATTGTCTCCACGATTGGTGTATATATTCTTGTGGGAGAACATTCGATTAAGCCGCCTGAAGGGAATTGGTATGTTTTCTTCTGTGGCATGATCGCAATCTGTGCGATGATTCTCCCCGGCATCAGCGGCGCGCTGATCCTGATTCTGCTGGGCAAATATCACGATGTGACCGGACTGCTGAAGACGATTCCCAGGGAACTGCTCAAGGGAAACATTGACTGGAATGGCCTGCTGACGGTGCTGGTGTTCGTGCTGGGCTGCCTGCTGGGACTGATTCTGTTCAGCAAGGTGCTCCGCTGGCTGCTGCACAACTATCACACACTGACGATGGCCGTGCTGTGCGGGCTGATGGTTGGTTCGCTGAGACGGATCTGGCCGTTCAAGGTGGATGTCACGCCTTACACCAGCGATCAGACTCCGGAAATGGTTCCGTTCAAGCACCGGATTTACGAAAATATCTGGCCGGAATCATTTGGCGGGATGTTCTGGTCATCGATTGCACTCATCATCGTGGCGGCCCTGCTTGTCTGGGGGCTGGACCGCCTGTCGCAGAAATACGCGATGCACGATTCTTCAGAAATGTAAGCCGACGGGGATTTTACTTCCCATCATCCTGCGGGTAGAGCAGTACGCGGTCGTGACAGAGTAGAATCAGATCTTTGCGATTGTCGCCCGTCACATCGGCGATGACTGCTTCACGGGGATCGACGCCGGTTCGGTTGGAGCGGGAAAAGGTTTTCTCTTCGAAGATCTTGAAATTCAGTGCGTGGCGTAAGCCTGGTTTGTCTTTGAAATTCAGAATTTCAACCTGGTGCGTCCGCAGATCGAGAATGACCACGTCGGGAGCACCGTCGCCGTTCAGGTCTCCTGCAACGGAATCGGTAAAGTAGGCCTGGGGCAGTTTCGATTCATACGAGGCGACCTCTTTGAGAGTGGGCGGAGTCTGACCGGAGTACAGAATTCCGAACTGACCGCGACCGAAGAGGACGAGGTCAGGCCGCTGGTCTCCATTCAGGTCAGCCACGTGCGCTGAGAGCAGCGGAAACTCACCGATTTCGACTTCCTTCCAGGGACGATAGACGTTGGCTTCTTTACGGAGGATCCGCAGTTTCTGGACACCCAGATCGATGAGCACGATTTCGTCACCGGGCTCTCCGTCGAGATCCATATTCACGGCGCCTTCCACGCGGGCCTTGCTTTCGGGGGCATTGAACTGATCGACGACCTGCCATTGATTGTCGGAATTCAGAATCAGTCTGCGGGCGAAGTTGTTCTGGGCAGTGAGGATCCAGTCCCGTTTGGGACCGCCGATAAAAATGGACTCAGGCTTGATTTCATCGAGGTTGATTCCGCCAGACGGTGTGATCAACTGGGGAGTCTGTTTCGGCGTTAACGTAATCATTTTGGGTGAGCGGGAGAGCCCGTAGAAGGCCATCAGCTCGTAGATGCCGTCGCCGTTGGCATCCAGTTTGACCAGCGACTTGGGTGAATCCAGATTCGGCGGGTCGCTGGGGAACTGATATTCGCTCCAGCTGCCATCTTTGTTCAGTCGCAGGGCCTGCAGTTGGTAGCTGTAGCCGCGTTTATCGCCGACCTTCGCGACATAGATCAGTTCGGGTGACTGATTCCCGTCGAGATCCGCCAGTTCGAATGCCAGCGGTTCGCCTTTAATGGGGAGCACTTTGGGGAATGAGAGCCGCTGTGTGTCCAGCGCACTCACGCCGATGATCTTTTCACGTTCGCTGAGCACAAAGACTTCGCCTTTGCCGTCGCCGTTAACGTCTTCAACGCGGAGCTGTTCAACTCCGAGCAGGCCGGGATAGGTCTGCCCCAGATCCAGGCCACGGTCTTTGGTCTGCAGGTAAACGAGCATCTGTGCTGTTTCGGGATCGGAAACGACGACATCTGTCAATCCGTCGCCATTGATATCACCGAGGTCAAACCCCCGGTTGCGTCCGGAACCTTCTTCGCCAAACCCGTAGAGGGTGAGCCGTTTGGAGATTTCACCATTTTTTGCCTGGGCCTTCTCTAGCTGCTGTACTTTGAGGCGACCGGTCTGGGAATCGATGGTGAGGATTTCCGAACCCGGCTTGCCGTCAATTTCTGAAAGTGTGACCGAGCGGGGGCTGGAGAGTTCGAAGCGGATTTCCGGTCCCAGGTGGCCATCCTGTTTCTGTAGACGGGCACAGAGGACCTGATCTTTGCCATCGCGCGTGGCGTAGGTGAAGTCATTGCGGCCATCGCCGTTGAGGTCAGCGATGGAAGCCAGGCCGAGCTTGGGTGACGTATTCAGGATGGAACGGGGGGTTGCGAAGTCGCCCTTTTCGTCCTGCAAAATGACGTAGGTGTGATTGGTGCCGAGCACGATGAGGTCGGTCCGCTGATCGAAGTTCAGATCTCCGGCAGCAATCGTCCATTGCGTAGGCTGCAGGTCCGCCAGGCGAATTCGTTTCCGATCAGACCAGCCGCCATTCTCTGTCTGGTAGCGGATAATCAGTCGGTCAGGGAGTGCGAGGTATGCCAGATCGTTGCGGCCGTCGCCGTTAAAATCGCCAACCGTGAGTGCGGAGATGGAGACATCTACTGGTACTTTGACATGTTTGAAGCGGGCATCATCGGGAATGAAGTTCACGCCATCGCTGATCTCGTCAGTCGTCGATTCATCCTTACCGGTACGCTGCTGCAGGATATCGATGCGGCTGTTGCTGTTATCGATCAGAACCAGATCATTCAGCTTGTCTCCGTTCATGTCGGCGGCAAGCATATTGGAAGAACGATCAGAGAGCTTGAAAAGTTCCAGCGGCTTGAAACCGTAGTAGTCGGCGAGCCGGGGCTTCTCGTCTGCAGAGACGTATGCGGTCATGCCTCCCAGCAGAACCAGCGAGAATACCACCAGGAATGATTTTCCACCTGCGATCTTGAAGCCCTTAAACATCCTGTCTCCCTGCCTGCTGAATTCTGATTCTATATGTAAGTCGATCTCGATTCGATCAACGGCTAAGTCTCTGTTGCTTAATTTACGCGAAGATCGAACGGCATGATAGTCAATGTCTTCTCGCGTGACAGCAGATTGATCAAATCAAACTTTTTCAACTGCTGTGCCAGCTCCGGAGAGAGCAGATTCAGCATGCTTGAGAGCTGACTTGATTGACGGCTCTGGGTATCGGCGGTTCCGAACAGCTGTTCGAAGGGGCTGGTCGGGCGTGGGAGAATCAGTTTCTCGAATTTGTCGCCTTCGGGAATCTTACCGAGCTTGCGGGCGTATTCGATCGCTTCTTCCAGGGTTCCCAGTTCATCGACCAGACCGATTTTCAGAGCCATCTCGCCGGTATAGACGCGACCGCGGGCAAGCTTCTCAAGCTGGTCATATTTCATTTTGCGGCCCTCAGCGGCTTTCTCGGTGAACTGCTTGTAAACCGCATGGAGCAGTTTGGTGACCGCGGCCTTTTCCGATTCTGTGAAGCCGGTCATCGGGCTGAAGGTACCGCTGTTCTTACCACGGGAGATCACACTGGTGGTGATGCCGATCTTGTTATACAGGCCTTCGACGGCCAGTTTGCCTCCAACGACGCCGATAGAACCTGTAAGTGTTCCCGGTTCCGCGAAGATCCGTTCCGCTCCCATGGAGATGTAATATCCGCCACTGGCGGCGACATCGCCCATGCTGACGACCAGTGGTTTTCCGGATTCTTCCAGGGCCCGCCACATCAGGTCGCTGGCCAGGGCACTGCCGCCCGGACTGTCGACGCGAACGACGATCGCTTTGACCTGGTCATCATCGGCTGCTTTCTCGACGGCTTTGATGAATGTGTCTGAGCCGAGCACGTTGACTCCGAAGAGTCCCCCCTGTGAGCTGGAACCGGACATGATGGCACCGGTTGCATAGATCACGGCGACGCGCGGTCCGGAACCGATCCGCTGTGAGGAGTCGATGCCGGCCAGCAGGTCCATGAGCTTGATCAGCCCTGCAATCCCGGAGAAGTCGGTATCGAGGCGTTTCTTCGCATACTTTTTGATGATTTTGACGTCTTTATTTTCGTCTCCCCCGGTAATCAGCTTTGGCAGCTGATCTTCATAGGCCAGGTGGTCGATTAAACCACGCTCCTTTGCGTCCGCTGCCATATAGGGGCCGGCATCGATGGCGGCTTCGACTTTAGTATCGGCCAGACCGCGGTCCTTGGAAATCGTATCGACAATCTGCCCATAGTAGTTGTCCAGGATCGCTTCCATTTCTTCGCGGAAGGCGGGGCTCATATCGGTGCGGGTATAGGGTTCGGCGGCCGACTTGTATTCACCGACTCGTAATATATCTGGTTTGACATTCAGCCAGTCGAACAGGTTTTTATAAAAGCTGACTTCCGCCCGCAGGCCGAGCAGAATCAGCGAAGCCGATTCGGGCATGACGATTTCATCGCAGGCGGTGGCGAGCAGGTAATCCTTGGTCATTCCTGATTCAATCCAGGCGTAGACCTTCTTGTCATTCTTGCGGACTTTCTGGATGGCCTGGCGGATTTCATTCAGTTTGGCCCAGCCGACAGAAGTCCCTTTGATGTGCAGAATCACCCCGGACAGAGATTTGTCTTCGGAGGCTTTTTCCAGCCGCTGCGTCAGCTTGGAGAGTGACTCGGTGACATCACCAAACAGCCCGGGCATCTGGGGGCCTTCGGGATAGTCTCCCTTGATAATGATGTGCGCCCAGTTTTCGCGGATGGGCTTGGATTCCTCTTCCGCGGCGGTGGCCACATTCTGGAACAGACAGAAGCAACATCCCCAGATCAGCAGGAGGGCAAACCAGCGTTTGTTTGGAAAAGTGGATGACATCAGAAATCTCCAATAGAGGGACGCATGTATTGTCTGTTGAACAGGCATGAGCAGCCGGGAGGCCGGATACGCCTCACAAACATTAAAATCGTATTCATGACTATAAGCAGTCTAAGTCGAACAACGTACCACGGTCAAGAAAGAGTTGACTGATGCTCCCGTTATATGAGCTGAATCCGGTCTGGTTGTGAATTTTCGGGCAGGAAAAACTAAAAAGTGTTGTCAGCGGATGGCGCTTTTGTCACACTAAGATCTGTGAATGGCATGGTTCTCTGCCAGACCCGCTCCGATTCCTTAACAACTCTGGTTTACCCGCAATGATGTCTGTCCGAACATTTCTGCTCTCTGTCATCTGTGTTCTTGCTTTTTCCAGTGCGCTGCCTGCACAGGGACTTATCTGGGAACTGCCTCCCGATGGCTCCTGGGTTCGCTTTGAAGGCACTTATGAAAAAGAGATGCCGGGTCCTGAATCGAACGACCTGAATGTCAAGCTGCAGTGGACGCGGCACCTGGTAATCAGTTCCGTGGGTTCGGAGATGGCCGAATTCGATGGCGAACAGACAGCCTGCCGCTGGCTGGAATTCAAAACCACCACCGGCAAAGCAACCGAGTCCGGCATCGCTCCCGGAGTATCCGGTCCGCGGATCTACAAAGTGCTGGTTCCGGAAAAAGCGATCAACGGCGAGCTTGTCGATCAGAGCAAAATTCCGGTCACGTTCCTGCCGATCGTCAAGGGATACCGCAAAGTCGGCGACCGGGCTGTTGAACCATTGAAAACCAACGTGCTGCGGTTCTACCCCATGATCACCATGCTGGAACATTACACCCAGTGGGATTCGGTCAGCGAACCGGCGATGGTTGACATTCCCACCGGCGCTGTCACCGCCCAGGCTTACAAAGGGACCTTCAGCAGCGAAAGCACGACGACGCGTTCCAAAAACGAAGGCACGATCTGGCGGACGAAACAGATTCCCTTCGGCGTGGCCAAGTGGACTGTGGATGTCACCCGCGACACCAAGGGGGGCACGCAGCCCCGCTCTGAATTCAAGATGACGTCCCGCATCCATGTCGAGATGTCGGCCCACGAAGTCGGACAGAACGCCGAAACCGAGCTGCCCGCCTCGCGCTAAGGGTGATCCAGACCTGTTTATCGGAAAAACGACACTACCGGTATCTTTGTTCCCGCCTGCAGGCAGTCAGTTCCATCCAAGGCTCGAAATCGCTTTTCCTGCGGCTCTGCGGCCTGAGATTCCCGTTCGTTTTGCAAACAGGGGCACCCGAGACTTGACGCTTTCCCCGTGGGTGAAAAGAATCAGGTGTTTACGAACTTTTTCATTTCCCCGGTGTCGTGTGTGGGGAAAATTGAGATCTGACAGTGTATTCAGATCCACCAACTTTGATGTATTCAGATAAGAAGATCGCTATTATGCCGATGGAGCTCTCCTCAACCGTTCAGAAACTGAAACCATCCGCCACGATTGCCGCTGCTGCGAAGGCCAAGGAACTGAAAAGCACCGGGGTCAAGGTTTATGAATTCACCCTGGGAGAGCCGGACTTCAACACCCCGGCCCACATTTGTGATGCTGCCAAAGCAGCCATGGACGCAGGCCAGACTCACTACACCCCGGCCGCGGGAACTCCGGAAGTCAAACAGGCGATCTGTGATGCCTACCAGCGGGATTACGGTTTGAGCTTTCAGCCGAGCCAGGTTGTGGTCTCCAACGGTGCCAAGCACTCAATTCACAACGTACTGACCGCCTTGTGTGGTCCCGGCGATGAAGTGATCATCCCCACGCCTTACTGGGTCAGTTACAGCGCCCTGGTGGAACTGACGGGTGCGACTCCCGTGATGGTGGAAACCAGCGAAGAAAGTGGCTTCTGCATGAATGCAGAACAGTTCGCTGCGGCGATCACTCCCAAAACCAAGCTGATGATGCTCAATAACCCCTGCAACCCGACCGGTGCTGCTTACCCGGTCGAGACACTGGAAGCACTGGCCAAAGTGGCTGTCGAAAAAGATGTCGCGGTGATGTCTGACGAGATCTACGAAAAACTGATCTACGAAGGATCGGAATTCCGCAGCTTTGCGTCCTTCGGTCCCGAAGTCGCAGCACGGACGATTATCGTCAGTGGTGTGAGTAAAGCCTACGCGATGACCGGCTGGCGTATTGGCTGGGCGATCGCTCCGGTGGAAGTCTCCGCTGCGATGACCAAGTTGCAGAGCCAGGAAACATCCAACCCGTGCAGTATCAGCCAGGCGGCCACAATTGCTGCTCTGACCGGAACCCAGGACAGCGTGGAAGAGATGCTGGCCGCGTTCAAAGAACGTCGCGCTTACGTACTGGAACGGCTGCACAAGTTCCCGGACATCAGCTTTGCTGAACCTGGTGGTGCATTCTATGCGTTCTTCAACGTAAGTGCCCACTTCAATAAGCCGCTGGGGGGTGGCAAGGTTGTGAAAGACTCGACTGAGTTCTGCACGGCCCTACTGGAAGAAGCCCACGTGGCACTGGTCACCGGCGATGCCTTCGGTGCTCCCGGTTACGTGCGTCTCTCTTTCGCGACCGACATGCAGACCATTGAAGAAGGCTTGAACCGGATCGAGCAGTTCCTCTCTCCGGCTTAAGCGTTTTCAATTGACACATAAAAAAACACCATCCCGAATTGCTTCAGGATGGTGTTTTTGTTTTTAACAAGTGCTGTTGTCAGCACATGCTGGTGATCTTAGTACTCTCCCCAACCGAAGGGCAGTTCGCCGACAATCGAACCAGGCAGGAAGACACCATTAGCATCTGCTGTCGTGTTGTAGGGATCGCCGTCCAGGATGAAGATCGCGAGGTCTGCTGGGGCTCCTGAGACCCGGAAGGTACTTGCTCCGGTACCGGAATAGAGGAAGGTCCCTGCCCCAGGATCGATCAGGTTCGGAATACGGGCAGCCTGACGTTGAGCATTACGACGACGTGAGGTCGAGGTGAACGGCCCTTCGAATGGTGGGCTGGTTGTATTCAGACGAGACTTGAAGGTATCGGCATTGTCATAGAAGGCACCAGTGTTATTAACATCAGCAGCAATGACCGTGTTGGAAGACCATTCCAGGTCCAAACGAGCCAGTGGGTCGCTCTGGAAGGTGGTGATGGCCGTCGGGTCGGTCGTCGCCCCCCAGGTACCTGCGGTCGCAGCTGGATCGGCAGTTGAAGTGAACGACTGGAAGAAGACGTCGGAACCAAAGTTACCAGTGAGAGTCGAGTTGGTGACAGACATGATCACACCAGAGTTAGTGAAGTTACCCAGACCGTCGCTGGCAAAGCCACCAGGGTTGGTCGTGCTGGTACTGGCGTTGGTTGTACCGACACGGACCACCAGACCAGTTGAGCTAAAGCCACTATTGAAGCCGTTAGCCAGGATCTGGTTATTATCCATATCGAATCTCAAGAAGACATCGTGGAAGATATTTCCATCAGCCAGGAGAGCAGTTGTCGAAGCGACATTCTGTGTCTGGTTGTTGGAGGCAGTGTAGACCACATAGACCCCTTCTTCGAGGTTGGCATTCACAACGTTATTGTTGAAGGTAATGTTATACGCAGAGGCTCCAAGCGAACCCGGACGAGCCAGGACATCGAAACCACGTCCGTTGTTGAAGTCGATCGTGTTCCCGGTCACGGTCAGGTTGTAGGTTCCTGAGGCACCGGAGTTGGTAAATTCAATACCATCTCCACCGTTGAGGGTAATATCGTTGTTGACGATGCTGGTCGTGTTGACCGGTCGCACATCCATATCGATACCACTTCCGACGTTCTGTCGAATGGAGTTATATCCGATCGTCAGACCAGCCCCACCCGCGGTGCCTGTCAGTGACAACCCGTCATCCCCGTTGCTCGCGATCAGGTTAGCCTGGGCAGAATCAGCGGCACTACCGATCACAAGACCATCAGAGTTGGCATCGAGGTTAATACCACTCAGTGTATTGCCCGTGATTTCATTCTGGGTCCAGTTACCAGAGACAGCCCGCTGGTCGGTCGGATCGTTAACCTGTTCGGTCGTCCGGATACCATTGGCACCGTTCCCGGTAATTGTGTTCTGGGAAATGTTTGCCTCTAACAGGGCATCTGCCTGCACGCTGATATCGATACCGTTCAGTGTGTTGCCGGTAATCGTATTATTATTGATGGTATAGTCATCAGTAATATTCGCATTGGCGGCGGTCAGGCTGATCCCGTCCAGAGTATTTCCGGTCATGGTATTGCTCAGAATCTGGAAGTTATCAACGACACCGTTGGCGGTTCGAATTACTTCGAGACCACTGCCACCGTTACCGGTGAAGGTGTTGCCGAAGCCTGTTGCCCCACCGACGACAACGTTAGTGAGCGATGCGAAGTCGGCACCATTGTTACCCGTGACACTGTAAAACAGACCGGAGGCAGCATTGTTCTGGAATGTAGAACGCTGGATAGTACCGGTATAGGTGGCCGTATCCCGCAAGACGAAGCCAACCCCCTGACCATTGAAGTCAGTACTCAGAGCCGTATCGGTTGTTGTGTTAAAGTCGTGCTGATCAATGTCGACCTGGTTTGTCGTGTTGCCTTCCATGACGAAGCCGATATGGGCATCACCGTTATCCTGGAAGGTATTGATTTCCGAGTTGTCGACTGAAGCCAGGTTACCAAAGGTCAGCGTTACACCACCGGGTGCAGGAACCGTGGTTGTGCCTGCGACAGTACCGCCGACACCGAATCCAGCCCCGGCACGACCGATGAAGGTGTTACGGGTGATGGTAGCTGTGGTACGGACATCGCTGGTATCAAACAGGATCCCTGAGGTCCCAGAAGTCGTACGGTTGAAATTGTTGGAGTCGATGCTGCCCAGGGTATTGGTGGCAGTGGTCGCTGCCCCCAGGTCACTACCCCCGAAGAACAGCCCCGCTTCAGTATTGTCACTGAAGTCGTTCTCGGAAATCAGGGCCGTGGTGAAGGCACCACCGTCATTATTCGTAATACTCATCCCGTTCGCGGTGTTACCGGTGAAGGTGTTATTACCGATCGACGGTGATCCGTAGCCGGTCAGGTCAATCGAACCACTGTTGAGTGTGATTGCCAGACCGTCTGCGGTGTTGCCGGTCGCGGTATTGTTGATAATACTACCGGTAATGGCACCACCGTTGGCGGTATTCAGACTGAAACCATGCTGACCGTTGCTGTTAAAGAGGTTCGGTGACACATTGATGTTACCGATATTCAGGTTAATGGTGGAACCCGGACCGTCAGCTGTCGCCACAAAACCGTCGGTGGTGTTGTTGCTGGCGTTGATGTTGGTCATCCCCAGGTTCAGTACCCCGTCCCCGTTCACATCTTCACCCGGATCGAGTGTTCCGTTCTGGTTCAAATCTTCTGACAGAGCGGAAATTACACCGCCGGCAGTAGCATCGAACGCGATACCGATCCCCGTGTTATTGGTTGCCGTGATGGTATCGAAGCTGCGGAAGGTGATTGTACCGCCGTTCGAGTTGACATGCAGACCAGTATTGGGATTGATGTTATTGTTGAAGGTGTTGTTCGAGAAATCGGTATCGATAGTACCACCGTTCTCAGTGATGATCATCCCGGTACCATTGCTGTTGG harbors:
- a CDS encoding right-handed parallel beta-helix repeat-containing protein; amino-acid sequence: MNKLRVSLACFFLASQYLLALVSAAAPDENGSDQTEGRTTIGEPAGSAIVGSVSSGGFRHDFTPANQVQRNDVPGFSSMKDVSYKDVPQGYIPYRYPDPRTMEVNEFVDNGAGYQPMPVDEFHPIFRLDKGIGGGIGYDDGYSNLGMLIPFTIRPEQSMLFLDVRAMVTDQGAGGVNLGAGWRAYSENLDKIFTLAGWYDYDDGHYQDYHQIGVSGEVIGQYLTGRINGYFPINNNEVVISNNLNGGGYFQSNYIFLNRTRRSESSYGGVDAEIGGPLPVLGKYGIDGFVGGYYYNSDHDKSAAGAKFRAEANINDWWQMSVSYAKDSVFGSNAWMNVILTIPDGRSNKWMRPKTLQQRMYQPMNRNYRVVANVKETINSEMAINPDDNMPYIVQHIDPDYGAAGNGTYETPFGSVSAYNASPPTADTDIIFVQDGNELNLDGQITLLDKGVGVTGQRLLSEAVQHTINVFNDGSISTLNLPGYNPAASRPTLTNTAGAGGAAGAVVVGQGGAWEVSGFNISGTRAGGALPYNDGIYSAGTRGFNINNNSFVLYNRGVNVTNTADGIGIVSTNTFSGDGANSFHGALINQNAGTLELSFKDNTTTNNLGVVPPGTGTGFEIIANAGSTIDGVGTAADGVTTLGITGNTSNSNGTGMIITENGGTIDTDFSNNTFNNNINPNTGLHVNSNGGTITFRSFDTITATNNTGIGIAFDATAGGVISALSEDLNQNGTLDPGEDVNGDGVLNLGMTNINASNNTTDGFVATADGPGSTINLNIGNINVSPNLFNSNGQHGFSLNTANGGAITGSIINNTATGNTADGLAITLNSGSIDLTGYGSPSIGNNTFTGNTANGMSITNNDGGAFTTALISENDFSDNTEAGLFFGGSDLGAATTATNTLGSIDSNNFNRTTSGTSGILFDTSDVRTTATITRNTFIGRAGAGFGVGGTVAGTTTVPAPGGVTLTFGNLASVDNSEINTFQDNGDAHIGFVMEGNTTNQVDIDQHDFNTTTDTALSTDFNGQGVGFVLRDTATYTGTIQRSTFQNNAASGLFYSVTGNNGADFASLTNVVVGGATGFGNTFTGNGGSGLEVIRTANGVVDNFQILSNTMTGNTLDGISLTAANANITDDYTINNNTITGNTLNGIDISVQADALLEANISQNTITGNGANGIRTTEQVNDPTDQRAVSGNWTQNEITGNTLSGINLDANSDGLVIGSAADSAQANLIASNGDDGLSLTGTAGGAGLTIGYNSIRQNVGSGIDMDVRPVNTTSIVNNDITLNGGDGIEFTNSGASGTYNLTVTGNTIDFNNGRGFDVLARPGSLGASAYNITFNNNVVNANLEEGVYVVYTASNNQTQNVASTTALLADGNIFHDVFLRFDMDNNQILANGFNSGFSSTGLVVRVGTTNASTSTTNPGGFASDGLGNFTNSGVIMSVTNSTLTGNFGSDVFFQSFTSTADPAATAGTWGATTDPTAITTFQSDPLARLDLEWSSNTVIAADVNNTGAFYDNADTFKSRLNTTSPPFEGPFTSTSRRRNAQRQAARIPNLIDPGAGTFLYSGTGASTFRVSGAPADLAIFILDGDPYNTTADANGVFLPGSIVGELPFGWGEY